In Populus trichocarpa isolate Nisqually-1 chromosome 7, P.trichocarpa_v4.1, whole genome shotgun sequence, the following proteins share a genomic window:
- the LOC7483133 gene encoding transcription factor HHO5, with translation MELSLDLSLVCEPKTINECLKEVSMVKDGSQKLTKLYDYVERLEDERRKIDAFKRELPLCMLLLNEAIARLKEEAMQCSELNDLIPLKGNSNEDGNDKKNWMSSVQLWNTNNHLDCKKQDSKSEPKQKSEEDDDRSTCENPVQLGDHSNKGEAFVPFKALSGFEGSKRKEEKEVVSQVTGLSPMTPVPDLSSCNWTRKSNNCSNQTKILSKSQQQAYRKQRRCWSPELHRRFVDALQQLGGCQVATPKQIREHMQVDGLTNDEVKSHLQKYRLHLRKVPASPAAPASQDQCKDPSTGNISQSNSPKGSLHASGSAKATSNTGGDSMEAEDDDKSESHSWNGALHKPGEAHV, from the exons ATGGAGCTTAGCTTGGACTTGAGTTTGGTTTGTgaaccaaaaacaataaatgaatgTCTTAAAGAGGTTTCGATGGTTAAAGATGGAAGCCAAAAGTTAACAAAGCTTTATGATTATGTCGAGAGATTAGAAGATGAACGGAGAAAGATTGATGCTTTTAAACGTGAACTCCCTCTTTGCATGCTTCTCTTGAATGaag CTATTGCGAGATTAAAGGAGGAGGCAATGCAGTGCAGTGAATTGAACGATTTGATACCATTGAAAGGGAATTCCAATGAAGATGGGAATGATAAAAAGAACTGGATGAGTTCTGTTCAGCTTTGGAACACTAACAACCACTTGGATTGCAAAAAGCAAGACTCGAAATCAGAACCAAAACAG AAaagtgaagaagatgatgataggTCTACTTGTGAGAACCCAGTTCAGTTAGGTGATCATAGCAACAAGGGAGAGGCTTTTGTGCCTTTCAAGGCTCTTTCTGGTTTTGAAGGGAgtaaaaggaaggaagaaaaggaGGTTGTTTCGCAAGTTACCGGACTTTCTCCTATGACTCCAGTTCCTGATTTGAGTTCCTGCAATTGGACGCGAAAGAGCAACAATTGTAGTAATCAAACGAAGATACTGAGTAAATCACAACAGCAGGCTTACAGGAAGCAGCGGCGGTGCTGGTCACCAGAGCTTCACCGGCGCTTTGTTGATGCCCTTCAACAACTTGGTGGTTGTCAAG TGGCCACTCCTAAACAGATCAGAGAGCATATGCAAGTGGATGGCCTCACCAATGATGAAGTTAAAAGCCACTTGCAA AAATACAGGCTTCATCTCCGTAAAGTCCCAGCATCCCCAGCAGCCCCAGCATCTCAAGATCAATGCAAGGACCCTTCAACAGGTAACATTTCACAGTCTAATTCTCCGAAAGGATCCCTCCATGCAAGTGGCTCTGCCAAGGCTACCTCTAATACTGGAGGAGATAGCATGGAAGCAGAAGACGATGACAAATCAGAGAGTCATAGTTGGAATGGTGCGCTTCACAAACCAGGAGAAGCTCATGTATAG